In Mailhella massiliensis, the following proteins share a genomic window:
- a CDS encoding plasmid mobilization protein, with the protein MEKRKATSRLQRRRTLRLTAEEENRLTRQAATAGISVSEYMRRLFFGGRPIIARTDDQTIRELRRLGGLLKHHFEVVKRAENPATLSELDAALREIRRAIEALSEKQ; encoded by the coding sequence ATGGAAAAGCGTAAGGCGACAAGCAGATTACAGAGGCGGCGGACGCTCAGACTTACCGCCGAGGAAGAGAATAGATTGACTCGGCAGGCCGCCACCGCCGGAATCTCCGTTTCCGAGTACATGCGGCGGCTGTTCTTCGGCGGCAGGCCCATCATCGCCAGAACGGACGACCAGACCATCCGGGAACTGCGGCGGCTTGGGGGCCTGCTCAAGCATCATTTCGAGGTGGTAAAGCGGGCAGAAAATCCCGCCACCCTTTCGGAACTGGACGCCGCCTTACGGGAAATCCGGCGAGCCATCGAAGCCCTGAGCGAGAAACAATGA
- a CDS encoding helix-turn-helix transcriptional regulator — translation MSNLENESLLRLPQVLKIIPISKSAWWQGCKDGRYPQPIKLGPRTTVWKASDISAFMRQLSRSPVQNESNGVKQ, via the coding sequence ATGTCAAATCTGGAAAACGAATCCCTTTTGCGCCTGCCCCAGGTACTGAAGATAATCCCCATCAGCAAAAGCGCGTGGTGGCAGGGCTGCAAGGATGGACGCTACCCCCAACCTATCAAGCTGGGACCGCGTACAACCGTATGGAAAGCGTCGGATATTTCGGCCTTCATGCGGCAGCTTTCCCGAAGCCCCGTTCAGAACGAAAGCAACGGAGTGAAGCAATAA
- a CDS encoding tyrosine-type recombinase/integrase, with amino-acid sequence MLTDTFLRTLKPADRPKKYADGGGLFIYVSTTGSKLWRMAYRFNMKSKLLSFGEYPLVSLKEAREQRDEAKKLLAKDIDPGQHKKELRAARIAEEANTFRAVALEWYETQTTHNTPAHRRRLMFNLEKYLFPSLGRKAITNIEAQDLLAISKPLEVESTWISHRVVQICGKIFRYAIASGKLKHNITADLRGALRPIPTRHHAGLTAPLEVGKLLLDLDNFTGFFQTHCALRLLPLTFVRATELRRAEWKEIDFEDKLWRIPAERMKMRTPHYVPLSEQALAIFRSLHGVTGEGKYIFPGTRGNGNVISPSTMLNALRFMGYRRDVMCIHGFRTMASTLLNELGYNRDWIERQLAHQERNGVRDAYNCAQYLPQRRKMMQEYADYLDTLREKARQAA; translated from the coding sequence ATGTTAACCGATACCTTTCTCAGAACCCTGAAGCCTGCCGACAGACCCAAAAAGTACGCCGACGGCGGCGGGCTGTTTATCTATGTATCCACAACCGGAAGCAAGTTGTGGCGTATGGCGTACCGCTTCAACATGAAAAGCAAGCTCCTCAGTTTCGGGGAGTATCCCCTTGTTTCCCTGAAAGAGGCAAGGGAACAACGCGACGAGGCAAAAAAGCTGCTGGCAAAGGATATTGACCCCGGCCAGCACAAAAAGGAACTTCGGGCGGCCCGCATCGCCGAGGAAGCCAACACATTCAGGGCGGTCGCCCTTGAATGGTATGAGACGCAGACAACACACAATACTCCCGCCCACCGTCGCAGGCTTATGTTCAATCTGGAAAAATACCTGTTCCCCTCCCTTGGGCGAAAGGCCATAACAAATATTGAAGCGCAAGACCTGCTGGCCATCAGTAAGCCTCTTGAAGTCGAATCGACATGGATTTCCCACAGAGTGGTGCAAATCTGCGGAAAAATCTTTCGCTACGCCATAGCCAGCGGCAAACTCAAGCATAATATCACGGCTGACCTGCGCGGCGCATTGCGTCCCATCCCCACCAGACACCATGCCGGGCTGACAGCCCCGCTGGAAGTAGGGAAACTGCTTCTCGATCTGGATAATTTCACAGGTTTTTTCCAGACGCATTGCGCCTTGCGCCTGCTTCCCTTGACCTTTGTGCGGGCCACGGAATTACGGCGGGCGGAATGGAAGGAAATCGACTTCGAGGACAAGCTGTGGCGCATCCCGGCGGAGCGGATGAAAATGCGCACGCCCCATTATGTTCCGCTTTCGGAACAGGCGCTTGCCATCTTTCGTTCCCTTCACGGCGTAACAGGCGAAGGGAAATATATTTTTCCGGGCACCCGTGGCAATGGAAACGTCATCAGCCCGTCAACCATGCTGAACGCGCTTCGCTTCATGGGATACAGGAGAGACGTAATGTGCATCCACGGTTTCCGCACTATGGCCTCCACACTTCTCAACGAGCTTGGCTATAACCGGGACTGGATAGAACGCCAGCTCGCCCATCAGGAACGGAACGGCGTCCGGGATGCGTATAACTGCGCCCAATATCTGCCGCAACGCCGGAAGATGATGCAGGAGTACGCCGACTATCTGGACACATTACGCGAAAAGGCGCGACAGGCAGCATAA
- the traI gene encoding TraI/MobA(P) family conjugative relaxase: MIVKKLKRTSFKKSKAVMIGGLVDYILAEHDDRGKDKLAYAGSRNFLTTTVAAQKREMISLAEESIQSKMPVTHWILSWQENEQPTSEQVDEAVSLFLRGMDLAEHQTIYALHKNTGNYHLHIAVNRTHPYTQKVIQPHRGFDINEAHKIVTEIEHRQGWAPQMNARYRVNEQGHVVKNLQRREGLKPKPKAEDFENATGEKSAMRIVQERAHAVIQNASCWEELHAGLDTVGLRFVRKGSGAVIFVGDTAIKASSVDRNFSLSKLSKRLGEFKPSYYSERAFRKPAPEPVSHVCREEWREYQKERRRQEEVKHNARERREEEREALEQRQRERREATTARFARHGLSVLNIARHCLKEQEREEKAALRDRQAQSETPEQLPRFKYWLGKRNPYLANLWRFRKRIAPGVEVRQREFPKVGMLASSYAAYREMVKKRFPEKMDESRLDAAIALYMRCAGYTMQEVANELYRHAPARPHGQNRDERIDYGRRVVWYAFGTAGDIDIANIQPSLEQIQKFDREADSITRKEMQHDRFRMRLR, translated from the coding sequence ATGATTGTCAAAAAACTCAAGCGTACCAGCTTCAAAAAGTCCAAGGCCGTCATGATTGGCGGTCTGGTGGACTATATTCTTGCCGAACACGACGACAGGGGCAAGGACAAGCTCGCCTATGCCGGAAGCAGAAACTTTCTGACAACAACTGTTGCCGCTCAGAAAAGGGAGATGATTTCCCTTGCCGAGGAATCCATCCAGAGCAAAATGCCGGTCACGCACTGGATTCTGTCATGGCAGGAAAACGAACAACCGACCAGTGAACAGGTGGACGAGGCGGTCAGTCTCTTTCTCCGTGGAATGGACCTTGCCGAACACCAGACAATTTACGCCCTGCACAAGAACACGGGTAATTATCACCTCCATATTGCCGTGAACCGGACGCATCCCTACACGCAGAAAGTCATTCAGCCGCACCGGGGATTCGACATCAACGAGGCGCATAAAATAGTGACGGAAATTGAACACCGGCAGGGATGGGCACCGCAGATGAACGCCCGCTATCGCGTCAATGAACAGGGCCATGTGGTCAAGAATCTCCAGCGGCGGGAAGGACTAAAGCCCAAGCCAAAGGCGGAAGACTTTGAAAACGCCACCGGAGAAAAATCGGCCATGCGCATTGTGCAGGAGCGTGCCCATGCCGTCATTCAGAACGCATCATGTTGGGAAGAGCTTCACGCCGGGCTGGACACGGTGGGGCTGCGTTTCGTCCGCAAGGGTTCCGGCGCGGTGATTTTCGTGGGAGACACGGCAATCAAGGCGTCCAGCGTGGACAGGAATTTTTCTCTATCCAAACTCTCCAAACGGCTTGGAGAGTTCAAACCCAGCTATTATTCCGAACGGGCATTCAGGAAGCCCGCTCCGGAGCCGGTCAGTCACGTTTGCCGAGAGGAGTGGCGGGAGTATCAGAAGGAACGGCGGAGGCAGGAAGAGGTGAAGCATAACGCCAGAGAAAGGCGAGAGGAAGAACGGGAAGCACTGGAACAGCGTCAGCGGGAACGCCGGGAAGCGACCACGGCCCGCTTTGCCCGGCACGGGCTTTCCGTGCTGAACATTGCCCGGCATTGCCTGAAAGAACAGGAACGGGAGGAGAAAGCGGCGTTGCGGGACAGGCAGGCTCAATCAGAAACACCGGAACAGCTCCCGCGCTTCAAGTACTGGCTGGGCAAACGCAATCCGTATCTCGCCAATCTCTGGCGTTTCCGCAAACGAATCGCTCCCGGCGTGGAGGTCAGGCAACGCGAGTTCCCCAAGGTGGGCATGCTGGCTTCCTCGTATGCCGCTTACAGGGAAATGGTGAAAAAACGGTTTCCTGAAAAAATGGATGAGTCACGGCTGGATGCGGCCATTGCCCTGTACATGCGTTGTGCCGGATATACAATGCAGGAGGTAGCCAACGAGCTGTACAGACACGCCCCCGCTCGCCCCCACGGGCAGAACCGTGATGAACGGATAGACTACGGGCGCAGGGTGGTCTGGTACGCCTTTGGTACGGCGGGAGATATTGATATTGCCAATATCCAGCCCTCGTTGGAGCAGATTCAAAAATTTGACAGAGAAGCCGATTCCATTACGCGAAAAGAAATGCAACACGACCGGTTCAGAATGCGTTTACGATAA
- a CDS encoding FAD-dependent oxidoreductase: MQNYKYLGTPFQIGDLTIKNRFCMAPIGGGQHHLPGGGLKDETIQYLVERARGGFGLIFTGALAADYTVDPYTGIGPAILQNPDAFKMTASELNERATAYGTKIFAQITMGLGRNYPNLPAPSPVHVFRHPGEVSPELTHDQIKSKIDSIIKSAKIAKDSGFAGVEVHSIHWGYLLDQFALSMMNRRTDEYGGSLENRLRAAKEILEGIKQECGSHYPVSMRLGLKTFVKDFEKATLTGEEEAGRPLEEGIQIAKMLESYGYDCLSVDTGTYDSFYYACPPMYMPKGYLVEMAAKAKEAVNIPILAGGRMNDPDIAEAAIRDGKIDAVVMGRAALADPEYPNKVLTGHTERIRPCIACNQGCITRLQQGKQPSCAVNPTAMRELRFAIRPAVQPKKVLIVGGGVAGMEAARVAAMRGHKVSLYEKNEQLGGNLIPGGSHRFKKEVRELNAWYRNELNLLPVEIHAGKAVTAEQVKHMGADVIILAVGSIPIMPNIPGMDDKKVIGCVEAFAHPEKVGQRVIIIGGGLVGCEMALDYAQEGKEVTVVEALPKILSAGIPSPIPNAQMIPDLFEYYHVNVLERHKLSAVENGKAILEYCGQRKELEADSIVIAVGFRPVQAMTQELRKNGSVVYEIGDGQQVSTILHAVWDGYEVGNNI, translated from the coding sequence ATGCAGAATTATAAATACTTAGGAACGCCGTTTCAAATCGGCGACCTGACAATTAAAAATCGTTTCTGTATGGCTCCCATTGGCGGAGGACAGCATCACCTTCCCGGCGGCGGCCTGAAAGACGAAACAATACAATATCTGGTGGAGCGGGCCAGAGGCGGATTTGGTTTGATTTTTACCGGGGCATTGGCTGCGGATTATACTGTTGACCCCTATACTGGTATTGGGCCTGCCATTCTGCAGAATCCGGACGCTTTCAAAATGACCGCATCAGAATTGAATGAACGGGCGACCGCCTATGGAACAAAAATTTTTGCCCAGATCACTATGGGGCTGGGGCGCAATTATCCAAATCTTCCTGCCCCTTCGCCCGTTCATGTATTCCGCCATCCGGGAGAGGTTTCACCGGAGCTGACCCATGACCAGATTAAATCCAAAATCGACTCAATCATTAAGTCGGCAAAAATCGCAAAAGATTCCGGCTTTGCCGGTGTGGAAGTCCATTCCATCCATTGGGGGTATCTCCTAGATCAGTTTGCCTTGTCCATGATGAACCGCCGTACGGATGAATATGGCGGCAGTCTGGAAAACCGCCTACGCGCCGCGAAGGAAATTCTGGAGGGTATCAAACAGGAATGCGGCAGCCATTATCCTGTCAGTATGCGGTTGGGCCTGAAAACCTTTGTAAAAGATTTTGAAAAGGCAACACTCACGGGTGAAGAAGAAGCCGGACGTCCCCTGGAAGAAGGTATTCAGATTGCAAAAATGTTGGAATCCTATGGCTATGACTGCCTGAGTGTGGATACCGGCACCTATGATTCTTTTTATTACGCATGTCCACCCATGTATATGCCGAAAGGCTATCTTGTGGAAATGGCGGCAAAGGCCAAAGAAGCGGTGAACATTCCCATTCTTGCGGGCGGCCGGATGAACGACCCTGATATTGCCGAGGCAGCCATCCGTGATGGAAAAATCGACGCTGTCGTTATGGGGCGTGCCGCACTGGCTGACCCGGAATATCCGAACAAGGTATTAACCGGACACACGGAACGTATCCGGCCCTGTATTGCCTGCAATCAGGGGTGCATTACCCGACTCCAGCAAGGGAAACAGCCCTCTTGTGCGGTCAACCCTACTGCCATGCGGGAACTTCGCTTTGCTATACGTCCCGCTGTACAGCCCAAAAAGGTACTTATTGTTGGCGGAGGCGTAGCTGGTATGGAAGCTGCGAGAGTTGCCGCTATGCGGGGGCATAAGGTTTCTTTGTACGAAAAAAATGAACAATTGGGAGGCAATCTGATTCCCGGCGGTTCGCACCGTTTCAAAAAAGAGGTCCGGGAACTGAACGCTTGGTATCGGAACGAACTGAACCTTCTACCGGTAGAAATCCATGCAGGAAAAGCTGTTACAGCAGAGCAGGTTAAGCATATGGGAGCAGATGTGATCATCCTAGCCGTTGGTTCTATTCCCATCATGCCGAACATTCCGGGAATGGACGATAAGAAGGTCATCGGGTGTGTGGAGGCTTTTGCACACCCGGAAAAAGTAGGACAGAGGGTAATCATCATTGGCGGTGGTTTGGTAGGTTGCGAGATGGCGCTGGATTATGCTCAGGAGGGCAAAGAAGTTACTGTCGTTGAGGCATTGCCGAAGATTCTTTCCGCCGGGATTCCATCTCCTATTCCCAATGCACAGATGATTCCTGACCTGTTTGAATATTACCATGTAAATGTGCTGGAAAGACATAAACTTTCTGCCGTTGAAAACGGAAAAGCAATTTTGGAATACTGTGGACAGAGAAAGGAACTGGAAGCAGATTCCATTGTCATTGCCGTTGGATTCCGACCTGTGCAGGCTATGACGCAAGAGCTACGGAAGAATGGTTCTGTAGTCTATGAGATCGGTGACGGTCAACAGGTCAGCACGATTCTCCATGCTGTATGGGACGGTTATGAAGTCGGCAACAATATCTAA
- a CDS encoding nuclear transport factor 2 family protein, with amino-acid sequence MRAELKEYQAVEEAAMKFVKSVAEGNSKYAKELFINEAVLFGYLDGKLEHGSIEQFYHNVDTVPGGDNFKARIDVLLLEETLAVVRVLEQGWGNRIDFTDVLLLLKMNGEWKCVAKAYNQNSNTIQKK; translated from the coding sequence ATGAGAGCGGAATTGAAAGAGTATCAGGCTGTAGAAGAAGCTGCGATGAAATTTGTCAAAAGCGTTGCTGAAGGCAACAGCAAGTACGCAAAGGAACTGTTTATTAATGAAGCAGTTCTGTTCGGCTACCTTGACGGTAAGCTGGAGCATGGCTCCATTGAGCAGTTCTATCACAATGTGGATACTGTTCCCGGTGGTGACAATTTCAAGGCTCGTATAGACGTTCTGCTATTAGAGGAAACACTGGCTGTTGTCCGTGTTCTTGAGCAGGGCTGGGGCAATCGCATTGATTTTACCGATGTGCTGCTCCTGCTGAAGATGAACGGTGAATGGAAGTGCGTGGCGAAAGCCTATAACCAGAACTCCAATACCATTCAGAAAAAATAA
- a CDS encoding flavodoxin family protein: MHKSQNSSEEVSSRPRLSRRRLFFGAGAAALFAAVGGTLFRYFVSTSPMKVESFMTHGTGKKKHILILTGSSRVGGNSDLLAEAFAKGALDSGHTVDIFSTGKMRMSACLHCEGCWSTGTPCVLQDNFEKLWPLLEKAELLVFCSPLYWYNFSGHIKSAMDRLYPYSKKEKLRDLPIKEAMLLMCGESLFPRSFAGPAEAYRQMLGLKGWQDRGRLFVTGVHEQNAIKGHKALVTAEEMGRNV, from the coding sequence ATGCACAAATCACAAAACTCCTCAGAAGAAGTTTCCTCTCGTCCCCGTCTTTCACGGCGCAGACTTTTCTTTGGAGCAGGTGCTGCCGCCCTTTTTGCCGCAGTGGGAGGCACACTATTCCGCTATTTCGTCTCTACTTCTCCCATGAAGGTGGAGTCTTTTATGACTCATGGTACAGGGAAGAAAAAGCATATTCTTATCCTTACAGGAAGCTCAAGAGTGGGAGGGAATAGCGATCTTTTGGCGGAAGCCTTTGCCAAAGGCGCACTCGATAGCGGACATACCGTGGATATTTTTTCTACGGGAAAAATGCGCATGAGCGCCTGTTTACACTGCGAAGGATGTTGGAGTACCGGGACTCCCTGCGTACTTCAGGATAATTTTGAAAAGTTATGGCCGCTCCTTGAAAAAGCGGAACTTCTGGTCTTCTGCAGCCCTCTTTACTGGTACAACTTCAGCGGCCATATCAAATCCGCTATGGACAGGTTGTACCCCTACTCCAAAAAAGAAAAGCTGCGGGATCTGCCGATAAAAGAGGCAATGCTGCTCATGTGTGGTGAGAGTCTGTTTCCACGCTCCTTTGCCGGTCCTGCGGAAGCCTACCGTCAGATGTTGGGACTCAAAGGATGGCAGGATAGAGGAAGGCTTTTTGTTACCGGAGTGCATGAGCAAAATGCCATAAAGGGACATAAGGCTCTCGTTACAGCCGAGGAAATGGGACGAAACGTCTAA
- a CDS encoding flavodoxin family protein: protein MSKNIIILNGSPRLKGNTAMLCDAFTEGAKSVGHTVTRFDLQKMDIHGCLGCVKGGKDTASPCVQKDDMAKIYPVYKEADIVILASPMYYWGISGQLKTAFDRLFAVAECNPGYVNPKKECALIMAAEGNSADNWKPVIDYYHALLSFLEWKDLGQVLAGGVFDAGAVAGQPVVKDAFNFGASL from the coding sequence ATGAGCAAAAACATCATTATCCTTAACGGAAGCCCCCGCTTGAAAGGCAATACGGCCATGTTATGCGATGCCTTTACCGAAGGCGCAAAGAGTGTCGGTCATACCGTTACCCGTTTTGATTTGCAGAAAATGGACATCCACGGCTGTCTGGGTTGTGTAAAAGGCGGTAAGGACACCGCCAGCCCCTGTGTACAGAAGGACGACATGGCAAAAATCTACCCCGTATACAAAGAAGCCGACATCGTTATCCTCGCTTCTCCCATGTACTACTGGGGAATATCCGGCCAGTTGAAAACAGCGTTTGACCGTCTTTTCGCCGTTGCCGAATGTAATCCCGGCTATGTAAATCCTAAAAAAGAATGTGCTCTTATTATGGCTGCTGAAGGTAACAGTGCAGATAACTGGAAACCTGTTATAGATTACTATCATGCCCTCCTCAGCTTTCTTGAATGGAAAGACCTGGGGCAGGTGCTGGCTGGCGGCGTATTTGATGCCGGAGCAGTGGCAGGTCAGCCTGTTGTGAAGGATGCCTTCAACTTCGGCGCATCACTGTAA
- a CDS encoding TetR/AcrR family transcriptional regulator: MTTTHSTDSAYRGKGRPRAFDREQALHRALEVFWRHGYAPTSVAELCKAMEIKPPSLYATFGNKASLFLEALRYYESRYWDAPAKRFMKEPDVYTAVANFFSESATILLSPETPCGCMVVLAAINIAEEEKEIIESVRELRLATKKMFADRLRQAIHDAQIPPDTDVPALAGALNTLLEGLSIQARDGLFQSELKAIAAHAVRMLPLHFCEA; encoded by the coding sequence ATGACCACAACACACTCCACCGATTCCGCGTATCGAGGAAAAGGCCGTCCACGTGCCTTTGACCGTGAACAGGCGCTGCACAGGGCGCTGGAAGTCTTTTGGCGACACGGGTATGCGCCCACCTCGGTAGCGGAATTGTGTAAGGCTATGGAAATAAAGCCTCCCAGCCTGTATGCCACCTTCGGCAATAAAGCCTCTCTTTTTCTTGAGGCTCTTCGGTATTACGAAAGTAGGTATTGGGACGCGCCAGCCAAACGGTTTATGAAGGAGCCTGATGTATACACGGCGGTTGCAAATTTTTTTAGTGAATCCGCAACAATACTGCTCTCCCCAGAAACGCCATGCGGCTGTATGGTCGTGCTTGCTGCCATCAATATTGCTGAAGAAGAAAAAGAAATTATCGAATCCGTGCGTGAACTCAGACTTGCCACAAAAAAAATGTTTGCCGACAGGCTCAGGCAGGCTATCCACGATGCGCAGATACCTCCGGATACGGATGTTCCCGCCTTGGCCGGAGCGCTTAATACCCTGCTTGAAGGCTTGTCCATTCAGGCCAGAGACGGCCTTTTTCAATCTGAGTTGAAGGCTATTGCCGCCCACGCGGTGCGTATGCTGCCCCTACATTTTTGCGAGGCATAG
- a CDS encoding radical SAM protein, with amino-acid sequence MEFTEQPMRPPQEAHSFLPRATQGCTYNGCRFCYVSRGYPFMAVTPDQLEREILAQKQFFPDDTPIYMTGSNPFALPAEKLKTYLAVLRKHFPHFARVSMQSRINDIAGKNMAELRELYGLGLSHLYIGTENGNDAVLTLMNKGHSASETVEQLLRLDEAGITYTTFYIIGMGGKGMGVASGEATALMFNQTHPQRITTTGMTVFPHTPLAEMKERHAFIEASEREKIEELQAFLKGLTIDTFYDGIHYLNPLNYRFANNDAEAKRRALEDIDEVLRSYSDEELEKMVCRHLKHSL; translated from the coding sequence ATGGAATTTACCGAACAACCTATGCGCCCCCCACAGGAGGCTCATTCATTCCTGCCGCGGGCAACGCAGGGCTGCACCTATAACGGGTGCCGTTTTTGCTATGTATCGAGGGGCTACCCCTTCATGGCGGTCACGCCCGACCAGTTGGAGCGGGAAATTCTGGCTCAAAAACAGTTTTTCCCCGACGATACTCCCATTTATATGACCGGCTCCAACCCTTTTGCCCTGCCCGCCGAAAAACTGAAAACGTATCTTGCCGTGCTGCGCAAGCATTTCCCTCACTTTGCACGCGTAAGCATGCAAAGCCGTATTAACGACATTGCGGGCAAGAACATGGCAGAGCTGCGTGAACTTTACGGTCTTGGGCTGAGTCATCTCTACATCGGCACGGAAAACGGCAATGATGCCGTGCTCACGCTCATGAACAAGGGACATTCCGCTTCCGAAACTGTGGAGCAACTGCTGCGGCTGGATGAGGCGGGAATAACGTATACCACGTTCTATATTATCGGCATGGGCGGCAAGGGAATGGGAGTTGCCAGCGGTGAAGCCACGGCACTGATGTTCAATCAGACGCACCCGCAGCGCATTACCACGACGGGCATGACGGTCTTTCCGCATACGCCACTGGCGGAAATGAAAGAACGACATGCATTCATAGAGGCATCGGAACGGGAGAAGATAGAAGAGCTTCAGGCATTTCTGAAAGGCCTGACAATTGATACCTTTTATGATGGCATTCATTACCTGAACCCGCTCAACTACCGTTTTGCCAATAATGACGCAGAAGCAAAACGCCGTGCGCTGGAAGACATTGACGAAGTTCTGCGCTCCTATTCCGATGAGGAGCTGGAAAAAATGGTCTGTCGTCATCTTAAACACTCTTTGTAG